The Primulina tabacum isolate GXHZ01 chromosome 1, ASM2559414v2, whole genome shotgun sequence genome contains the following window.
aaaaagattacactcaaatttcttattttatttaaaaactgttttatgtttttcaaaaattagttaatataaatatatattaaataaaaagggaaaaaatattgttattcttATTATATGTTTGGAAATAAATGATATATTCGAGACGAGTGAGTATTAACTTTTACatattgattttttattttttttaaatgaatatGTAAAATTTATAGAACAGAAAAAAAGGCGAGCACCCCGAAATCCCAAATCCAGCAAAGATGGGAGAAGAAACTGAGAAGAGATTTGAAGCGATAATGAACAAACTATTTGCTGCTCCTCACAAATCCAAGCTTAACGCTGCTAAGAAGAGGTTAATTTCcggttatttatttatttttgtaagcGTTTAGCATCATAGACATGCGCATACATTCATTCAGCTCGAATTTTTTTCctgatagtttttttttttttggctatcCAATTGATTTTGCTTATATATATAGCTGAACGTAAATTGTATCTTATCAATTGGTTTATTTGATCTCCTATTTTTCGTGATCTGGATGCACTGGGCGATGTTTGGGATACATGGGATATTCGGCTTCTTTTTAGTAACAAGGGTATTGAGATATCATTGTAAGATAATCTTGTTTCTATGAGTTCGGTTTGAAAAACAGAGTGTTTTGGCATGTAGTCCACTTGGAAATTCAGCGGGGTCAAATTTCTTGTGTTGCTTGTATTTTGACCAATAAAAAAAGATTCAATTGAAGTTTTTGATTTCATTTATCTCCCTATTGGTATAGAATTCCCcactaaatttttatttcaCAAGTTTCCAAAATAATTTGTTTTTCCATTTTATTCGATTTTCTTAGCAAACAAAATCTTAATGGCATGCTATATTTTTATTGGATACGTGCAGTATACATGGTGTTCAATCACTACGAGGGAAGAAGCGCTGGAGTTCAGCATCTGCGGGTGTGAGTTATGCTGGGAAAGTGGTGGATGAGTCAGAAAGCTCCATTTCAGCTACGGCCGCATCAGCTCAAGCTTCACTGTGCAGGCCTTGGGACAGTGATGATTTGTTTCAGAGGTTGTCAACTTTCAAGTCCATGACATGGTTTGCCAAGCCTAAGGTTTTACTTGCAAGCTCCTTGCCTCTGATGTTTATAAGTTTTCTCACTGTAATTCAGAAATGCATGCTgaatctgtttttacttttccaTGTTTCAGCTAAAAAATTTTGGAAGTCTGCTATATACACGATAGGCCATTGCTTTGGATTTGGCCTATGTGGATATCAATTAATTGAAAATATTGCTTACTGCTTGACATGATTTAAATCTTGATTGCCTTCTTAAAATTGGACACTTGTctgctatttttttaaaatagttttcttTGGAATCTATCCCAAAGCCAGTCAGTTGTTTATGGTTTTCTTTGGAATCTATCCCAAAGCCAGTCAGTTGTTTATGCTATACAGATTATTTTTATCatggaaaaaattttaaacatataaataagTTGTTGATGTGATTAGCAGGCACAAGTCTATGCATATGTTTAGTTTGGATTAATGAGGGTGGGTAGTATCTTCTTTCATTTGATAGATCACAGTACCTCATATTTGAGAGAAGATCATTACCGTAACTCATCACGAGTTGAGACGTAAAATAACACCTTTAAAATCGATGTCAATTGTCACACAACAAAGAGATTTAAGTGCAGCATGTTAATTCAATATTTCACTCAAATTGATCCGCAGAGGGTTCTCtctgttgtttttttttttaccaaaaatgTAGGTTGTTGGTTGTAACTTCTATATCGACTTTGGATATGCTGGCTAAGGTCTCATCCTCTATACATTTCTTGTTATTTGAGAAGTTAAAAGGTCATTTTTAATCACATATACATGCATATGAAAATCAATTTGCTATTTTAATCTCCTTATTTGTCGTGAAGTACAAAATATCAGACCATTACTGGTAAAGATAAgagatcaaatattttaaagtgtTCTTACACTGTTGagatgtgatattttatttcatgtgatgTATGTTTTTCTATGATGAATTATATTTCCCATATTCTGTTTCCTTGCGtattttataatgtatttaaattcattttaaaagattatgatgtgcTATTTTAGGCGGTCAGTCCTGTGAATTGTGCTAGGAGAGGCTGGATTAATGTAGACATGGATACCATCGACTGTAAATCATGTGGAGCTCGTCTTCTCTTTTCTACACCAACAGCTTGGTCACTGCAACAAGGCAAGTCATACTTATCTTCCAAATAGCTACTTTACTGTAATATTATCCTTCTCTCTgcttttccttttatttcaagGAAGAAATTATTCAAGAGGATGTGGAAAAAACAAAACAATGCACTGACTCCTTTGTCTGGTATTTGATGTGCGGACTGTGGACAGTTGAAAAGGCAGCCATGGTATTTAGCTTGAAGCTAGAAAGTGGGCATAAACTATTATGCCCATGGATTAACAATTCCTGCTCTGAGGAACTTGCTCAGTTCCCAACTGTGTCAAGGGATGATTTGATAGAGGATTACAAGAGGCGATATGATGTACTATCACAGTTGACAGCTCTTCCCATCATTTATCCCTTAGCTGTTGATAACATGAGAAACCCAATGTTGGAGAActttctgagagaattttctaCTTCAGTGCATTTGGTGCCTGACGAAACTTCCGGGAAAGACTATGTTTCGGATGAACCTGATTCAATTTCCTCTGTCTCATTTTATCAGGTTTGCTTCTAACCTGCAAGAAAGTACTAAAACTGGTTATATGATGTCAAAGTATTTCTGAGTTTCAGATAAAAAAAGTTCAATAGAATGTATAATCATTTAACAAATTTCAATGTTTGAAAAGTTTTTCGCTAACAAAATCCAAAAGTTTAGTGTCTTCACTCTCTCTGCTTTCAGAAGACTTCATTCATCATTGCAAGTTACGATTACTACGTTACTTggtgaaatacaatatcaaagTTCCACAAAAACTGGTGTAAATCCTGCCTATGTGAATTTTGAAATTCTTGATAGCCGTTGTAAAATTTCACCTTTTTTCATTGGCAGATATTGAGCTGTGTTCATGTGAAGAACTTGGGTGGAAAGAAAGTAGATTGTAGTTATCAAATTTCCctcaaaattatgaatttttgttTCTTCTCGGCTGTTGAGTAATCCTGATATATGGGTCACTGGGTAATAACTGCACATGGTAGTTCAGCTATGTTACTGTATGCTGATACCCAACTCCGTTCTTATCTATATGTGCTTGAATAATCATTAAATAATTTGTCTTTTCATGAAtaaagttatattatgtgttgtgaacTTGCATTGAAATTGTTTCATGGAGAGTGATAACTTTTGGAAGTACATGCAGGCGCAGAAGCTCATAAGTTTATGTGGCTGGGAACCTCATATGTTAACTTACATAGTTGATGTCAAGGATGCGGAATATCAATCTATAAGTGATACCAATATCATGGCTAGTAATGGCAAAAGGCAAAAAGTTAGTGTTTGTTCTTTGGTTAGCGGTAATGAGGATGCAAAGGCCTCTACTGAATTTGATCTCAGTTCTGTTGTTTTGAATTGCAATCTATGTGGTGCCGTTGTTGGATTATGGGCTTTCTGTAAAATTCCTCGTCCAGTGGAGTATGTAAGATTAGTTGGATTCACAGAAGTTTCTGGCATAAATGATTCTGCTTCTGGTCAAGTAAGTGCACCAGAAGGTTTTTCAAACCACTTGATTCATGCTGGAAGCAGGGAAGGCATGACAGATGCTATTACCACTGCTTCCACGTCTTTAGGCGTCACGATTGCAGGTGGTCCTCCACCTGCAATGCTGAATTATAATGCGTCCATATCTTTGCCTGTAATTGGCAAGAGTTTGATTGCACGAATCCCAGTGCAAGCTGAGTCTAAGGATCAATTAGGTATTAAGGAGTTGTCAAAATTGGGTAAGGGCCCGTGTATATCAACCGAAAGGGTAAACACTGCTACAGATGGAACTCTTGGAGCCACTGGAGCAGATGCTATTGTCACAAATTCATCAGAAATTCTTCAAATTGCGGCAGAAGATTCTAGTTTAAATGTGAACACGGTGGATAATGAAACTGAAAGAACAAATGTGGTTCAGTGCGTTTCTTCACCTGGAGAGTTTTCTCGGCAAAAGCCGGAGGATGATTTCACTTGTAAAAATGGTGTGGCAAGCAAGGGTAACAAAGAAGATGCGGTTGAGGAGAGAAATTATCAACAAGATAACTATCAGAGTAAGTGCCAAGATTGTGGTGTATCAGGGGCATTTATAAAGTATAATTCTATTACCATTAATAGGTTTATTCATATCTTAGTCTAAGTCTTTTAATTCACAATTCCAAGGTGAATCTTGTGTTGTGTGTCGCTTTCATTATAGCCCTTTATTCAATAgatgagtttttttttaaatcttaagTAAGCTTTTGGCAGAGATAAAATAAAGTCATACATCATAATGTAAGAATTATTGTTGTCCTGCATTTTATTGATTGAGCTGCCAAGTTTATCTTGTTTATGCTACCAAgcctttgatggacatggtctTCCTCAAAATTTAGGACCAAGTATACTTAAAATTTTAGGATTGAAGAGGCTTTGATATTTTACATTTTGTGCTGTAGGTTTATATACATTGTTTTCGCTATGATAAGGTTTCTAATATTGTGCATGCAGGACTAGAGCCAAAACTCCCATCAGTTGACAAAACATTGAAGTTTGATCCAATCAAGCAGCACAGACACTTTTGCCCCTGGATTGAGTCGACTTCTAATTTTTCTCCTGGATGGCTACAAACACTATCTGCTCTTCATGGGAACAAGGAGTTCCCTTTTTCTTCTCTCAGAAACGTGGCTGAATCTGCCGTGATTGAGGTAAAAGAAAGGCAATGTGCGAGTACTAAAAATACAATTGTTAAGATGGTGATGGTCTGATAGCCAAAAGAATTAACCTGTGTAAATGGTTTATCTGCTAAAAAGCAGAAGGTTATCATTCTCACAGGAGATACTTTCTGGAAAATGAATTAAGGATAAATACTACCATTTTTGTTATTATCAGTCAAAGAGTAATTATGAACCCCCTATACTGTCAGGGAAGCATCAATTACCGACTCATTACGCAGGACGAATTTTAGGAGTTTATCTCTTGAGATCTATTAGAAGTTTTTTATGGACAATAAATCTAGAAAGATTTCAAAGGCCAATTTTAGTCAATATCGGAAGCAAATCGAAGAGAAATATATATAGAACTTGGGGAAATCTATGATGGGTTTTGGATGGGTAAGATTCGGTGTGTCTGGGGTGACTTGAAGTTTTCAGGATAACCTCTGTCCAGGGAGTGACGAGTATCAAGATCTTTTCAAAATGAAAAGAGTTGTCTATTGGTGTGTGAAGGATGCTTGGTCACGGAAATTTGTCCCCGTGTATGTGATTGCTTTCCTCAGTTCTGAACTGGCGCGGGACAATTATTGGAATTAGAAATAGATAGGGATTGAAATGGGAGCGAATGAAGGAAGATGGGGATTTGTCATTTAAGATGATTTCTGCTGGTTCAACATCTATCTTTTGATGTGTTTGTTAGGATTTAGTAGAAAATACAAATATTAAGTTCTAATAAACTTACATGAAGTGAAGAAATTAAGAAATCAATAGGACGTTGATTTTTAACAGAATATGATTGAAAAG
Protein-coding sequences here:
- the LOC142551376 gene encoding uncharacterized protein LOC142551376 isoform X4 yields the protein MGEETEKRFEAIMNKLFAAPHKSKLNAAKKSIHGVQSLRGKKRWSSASAGVSYAGKVVDESESSISATAASAQASLCRPWDSDDLFQRLSTFKSMTWFAKPKAVSPVNCARRGWINVDMDTIDCKSCGARLLFSTPTAWSLQQVEKAAMVFSLKLESGHKLLCPWINNSCSEELAQFPTVSRDDLIEDYKRRYDVLSQLTALPIIYPLAVDNMRNPMLENFLREFSTSVHLVPDETSGKDYVSDEPDSISSVSFYQAQKLISLCGWEPHMLTYIVDVKDAEYQSISDTNIMASNGKRQKVSVCSLVSGNEDAKASTEFDLSSVVLNCNLCGAVVGLWAFCKIPRPVEYVRLVGFTEVSGINDSASGQVSAPEGFSNHLIHAGSREGMTDAITTASTSLGVTIAGGPPPAMLNYNASISLPVIGKSLIARIPVQAESKDQLGIKELSKLGKGPCISTERVNTATDGTLGATGADAIVTNSSEILQIAAEDSSLNVNTVDNETERTNVVQCVSSPGEFSRQKPEDDFTCKNGVASKGNKEDAVEERNYQQDNYQRLEPKLPSVDKTLKFDPIKQHRHFCPWIESTSNFSPGWLQTLSALHGNKEFPFSSLRNVAESAVIEVDDPVASVRKLFTSPNEKRTNLSIER
- the LOC142551376 gene encoding uncharacterized protein LOC142551376 isoform X1, which produces MGEETEKRFEAIMNKLFAAPHKSKLNAAKKSIHGVQSLRGKKRWSSASAGVSYAGKVVDESESSISATAASAQASLCRPWDSDDLFQRLSTFKSMTWFAKPKAVSPVNCARRGWINVDMDTIDCKSCGARLLFSTPTAWSLQQVEKAAMVFSLKLESGHKLLCPWINNSCSEELAQFPTVSRDDLIEDYKRRYDVLSQLTALPIIYPLAVDNMRNPMLENFLREFSTSVHLVPDETSGKDYVSDEPDSISSVSFYQAQKLISLCGWEPHMLTYIVDVKDAEYQSISDTNIMASNGKRQKVSVCSLVSGNEDAKASTEFDLSSVVLNCNLCGAVVGLWAFCKIPRPVEYVRLVGFTEVSGINDSASGQVSAPEGFSNHLIHAGSREGMTDAITTASTSLGVTIAGGPPPAMLNYNASISLPVIGKSLIARIPVQAESKDQLGIKELSKLGKGPCISTERVNTATDGTLGATGADAIVTNSSEILQIAAEDSSLNVNTVDNETERTNVVQCVSSPGEFSRQKPEDDFTCKNGVASKGNKEDAVEERNYQQDNYQRLEPKLPSVDKTLKFDPIKQHRHFCPWIESTSNFSPGWLQTLSALHGNKEFPFSSLRNVAESAVIEVDDPVASVRKLFTSPNEKRTNLSIERYAVDPVL
- the LOC142551376 gene encoding uncharacterized protein LOC142551376 isoform X3, with translation MGEETEKRFEAIMNKLFAAPHKSKLNAAKKSIHGVQSLRGKKRWSSASAGVSYAGKVVDESESSISATAASAQASLCRPWDSDDLFQRLSTFKSMTWFAKPKAVSPVNCARRGWINVDMDTIDCKSCGARLLFSTPTAWSLQQVEKAAMVFSLKLESGHKLLCPWINNSCSEELAQFPTVSRDDLIEDYKRRYDVLSQLTALPIIYPLAVDNMRNPMLENFLREFSTSVHLVPDETSGKDYVSDEPDSISSVSFYQAQKLISLCGWEPHMLTYIVDVKDAEYQSISDTNIMASNGKRQKVSVCSLVSGNEDAKASTEFDLSSVVLNCNLCGAVVGLWAFCKIPRPVEYVRLVGFTEVSGINDSASGQVSAPEGFSNHLIHAGSREGMTDAITTASTSLGVTIAGGPPPAMLNYNASISLPVIGKSLIARIPVQAESKDQLGIKELSKLGKGPCISTERVNTATDGTLGATGADAIVTNSSEILQIAAEDSSLNVNTVDNETERTNVVQCVSSPGEFSRQKPEDDFTCKNGVASKGNKEDAVEERNYQQDNYQRLEPKLPSVDKTLKFDPIKQHRHFCPWIESTSNFSPGWLQTLSALHGNKEFPFSSLRNVAESAVIEVDDPVASVRKLFTSPNEKRTNLSIES
- the LOC142551376 gene encoding uncharacterized protein LOC142551376 isoform X2, yielding MGEETEKRFEAIMNKLFAAPHKSKLNAAKKSIHGVQSLRGKKRWSSASAGVSYAGKVVDESESSISATAASAQASLCRPWDSDDLFQRLSTFKSMTWFAKPKAVSPVNCARRGWINVDMDTIDCKSCGARLLFSTPTAWSLQQVEKAAMVFSLKLESGHKLLCPWINNSCSEELAQFPTVSRDDLIEDYKRRYDVLSQLTALPIIYPLAVDNMRNPMLENFLREFSTSVHLVPDETSGKDYVSDEPDSISSVSFYQAQKLISLCGWEPHMLTYIVDVKDAEYQSISDTNIMASNGKRQKVSVCSLVSGNEDAKASTEFDLSSVVLNCNLCGAVVGLWAFCKIPRPVEYVRLVGFTEVSGINDSASGQVSAPEGFSNHLIHAGSREGMTDAITTASTSLGVTIAGGPPPAMLNYNASISLPVIGKSLIARIPVQAESKDQLGIKELSKLGKGPCISTERVNTATDGTLGATGADAIVTNSSEILQIAAEDSSLNVNTVDNETERTNVVQCVSSPGEFSRQKPEDDFTCKNGVASKGNKEDAVEERNYQQDNYQRLEPKLPSVDKTLKFDPIKQHRHFCPWIESTSNFSPGWLQTLSALHGNKEFPFSSLRNVAESAVIEVDDPVASVRKLFTSPNEKRTNLSIESFGA